GCGTGACGTTGGTGAACCGACGCCGGACCAGCCCGGGCGCTCCGCACGCAGGAAACAAGCAGCCTGCGCGAGAGCTCCAGCAGGCAGGAACTGGCTCGGTCCACGACTTGATGGGCAGGCTAATTACCTGGAATTTCTGCGAGGCCCAGTTAAATGTGAGGGAAAAGCCGAAACCGAGAAAGCTTTTCAGGTCCACCCGTGGATTGGATACCGTCCGTCTTCCTACGGGCACCGGGTATTTGCTGTGCCTTCAGCCGGATTCGGCTGGGTTACAGGTCTGGCTGGATTCCCCTCGCCGTCCTGAGCGAAATGACCGACAAGATGCTTTGGTTGGCCGATCGCCCTCCCGAGTTTTCCGATCAGCCGAAGCCGTTTTGCGAGGACGGCGTCATCCGCGACGATTCGGACGGCGTGCAACGCCTCATCAGGTGCAGACGGCAGCGCTGAAGACCGCTGGCATGCCGTTGTCCCCGCCATCCCGGCGGTTCGCCGCATACAGTCGGGCCTTGGACCTCACAGTCCTCGGCGCCCGTCACGGCACGGCGCATGTCCATGCTTGCGCCGTAAAGGCTCTCGGGGTCGCCAGAACTCTCCGATATCCAGGCGCGAGTGCCTCGCCGGTGTCCGCATCATCAAGTTCATCGGCTTATGGCTCCGTTCGCTTCAGCTCGGTCAGCGTCGCCTCGACCGCTGCGATCGCCTTGCTCGCTTCTTTCTCCCCGATGTCCAGGTAGAACACGGCTCTGGCACCGTCCTCGCCCGAAGGCAGCACGTGGACGCCTCGGCGGTGCATTTCCTCGACGAAGACGGCGGCTTTGGTGTCCGTCAGGCGGAAGCGCACGATGTTGGTGTGCACCGTCGACGGGTCCAGATCGACCCCGTCGAGGGATGCCACTGCTTGGGCGAACCGCCGCGCGTGTGCATGCGTTTCGTGAAGGCGCGCGCGGTGGTGCTCGGACATGCAGGGCGCCGGCGGCGACGATGCCCGCCTGTCGGAAGCCGCCTCCGAGATTCCGCGGCGGCGCTGCGGGGAGGGCGGCGCCCCACGGCCGGCAGCGGCGACTCGGGAACCGGGCGCGGTCGCACGGCTACGTCCGCTTGACGGGCAAGGCCGTTGACCGCCAGCGATGCCGCACGCTCGGCCGCCGCGTGTTCCCCCGCACCTGACCCGCGAGCTGGAAGAAACCTTCGCCGCGGACGAGCTCGCCCAGGCCCGGGTCAAGGCGCCGGCCATGCAGGTGTTCGTCAATGCCGATCCTGAGGCGCCGGCCTCCTACCGCGCCGCCGACACGATCGCCTTTTACCTGCAGCATGATCTGCGCGAGGGCCTCTGGGAGACCGCGTCACCGTTCAGTCCAACCGGCGCTCGAGGTCCTACGATCCCGGCAACTGGATCGACCAGATCTCCCCGACACCCCTCATGATGGTGGTCGGCACCCACGACACCGTCGCCCCCACCGACCTGGCCCCTGGCGCCTTTGAGCACGTACTCGAGCCCAAGGAACTCGTCCTCATGCCGGGCGATCACTTCGATCCCTATCTCGGGCTTCGAGGCGGGCACCGATGCCGCGGTGCGGTTCTTCCGCACGCACCTGCAGGCAGGGTGAGACGACGGGGTGGCCCATCAGGAGGCACGGCGGGGCGCCCCTCCCCCAGGCCGCGGCCTCCGGTCCGGATCAGGGCTCGTCCGGTCACCCATGCTTTAGAATTGCAAGTAACTGGGTTTGGGAGGTACCGGTGAAGCGTCGAGAACTGGGCCATTCGACATGTCCGATCGACCGCTCTCTGTCCGAGGTCGGCGACACCTGGACACTCCAGATCCTCCGTGACGCCATGCACGGCGTCACACGGTTCACGGACTTCAACAAGCAGATCGGCGTCGCGTCCAACATCCTTTCCGCACGGCTGCAGAAGCTCGTGGCCGTTGGCATCTTCGAGATCCACGAGTCGACGCTCGGCAACTCCCACGAGTACGTCCTCACCGAGAAGGGCCGGGATTTCCACACCGTCCTCTCAGCCCTGCGCCAGTGGGGGCAGAAGCACCTCTTCGAGGACGACGAGCCGATGAACCGTGTCATCGACGCCCGGACAGGACAACCGCCCCGCCCTCTGTCCCTCACCGCCGAGGACGGCAGGGAACTGTCCCCCGACGACCTGCTCCTGGTCCAGTCGCGGGCGGCGGACCCCATCGAAAAGGCGACACCAATCGACACGCCTCGTCGCCGCCAGGCGTGACGGGGTGGCCCACGCCGCCCTCCGGGTGCTGCTCCAGCAGTTACCGCAGCTAGGGCCAATTGCGAAAGTGGATCTTGGTCGTGCACCGTGGTGGGACGTTCCGGAGCGGTACGGGCCGTAGGAGCAGGTGTACGACCTGTTCCGCCGCTGGCAGCGCGATGGCACCTGGAAGCGGATCTTCGAGAGGCTGCAGGCCGCGGCGGATGCAAAGGGCCTCGTCACGTGGGACATCAGCGTGGACTCCACCATCGCGCGGGCGCACCAGCCCGCTGCCGGGGCGCGTACGGCGACCTCGCGGCGGAGGTTCCCGGCAAGGTCGACGTCGCGACCAAGCGTGCCGGACCGTACGCTGCGCGCTCTGGCCGAGGCCCTCATGGCAACAGATCGTCTGTCGGCACGGTCGCGTTGTGGTGGGCGCGGATGAGCGCGATCACGGTGTCGGCAGTGCGGTCGAGGTGGCTGCGGCCATCGGGCAACCGAGCCGTCGGGCTGATGTAGCTGCGCGGCCCGACGTGCGTGGCCGGGTCGAGTCGGTGCACGGTGATCTTCCCGGCGCGGATGGCCCGGTTCCATGCGCTGCCGCGGAACAGCCGCCAGCGCTGAGGGAAGATCCAGGTACCGACCCGCTCGATCCGGTCGCTCGCACTGGTCAGCTGATGCAGCTGCTCGGCACGGCTGAGGTCGTTGGCGCCGTTGTGGAACCCACCGAGCGTGATCAGCAGGAGCGGGGAGCGCAGCTGGGTGTGCAGTTCATCGACCGCGCCGCCGGCGACCTGGGCACCGCCGCTGTAGCTGAGCAGCACCACAGGGATACCGCTGTCGGGCTGGTAGCCGGCGAGCCGGAGCTGCGTGGCGATCTGGGAGCCGACGGCCCGGTTGTACAGGGGGCGGTACCGGTGGTCGGCGGCGACGAAGGTCTGCATGACATTGTGCAGGAACAGCAGCAGCCCGATGCGGCGGCGCAGCCACGCCCACACCGGCCGCTCGGCAAGCGGGTCGGCCAGCGGCGAGTAGGGCAGCACCTGACCCAGCACCCGCAGCTCCGGCGCTCCGGCGATCAAGGCCTTGACCAGCAGGCCGCCGTCCCGGCTGTCACGGAAGCGGCGCTTGCCGATGCCGTCCAGGTAGACCAGGTAGGCACCCGGGGGTCTATCGGGGGCCGCACCCCGGGCATAGGGCACGCCCTCGGGAAGTGCGGTGGTGGGGGCCCGCCAGCCGGCGCCGTAGGCCAGAACCTCGTAGCGGGCCAGCAGGGCTTCGGCGAGCAGAGCCGGTCCGATCGCGCAGACCCAGAGCAGGAAACCGTTCATGCGACCGACACCCGCGCCTCGGCCGCGCTGATCCTCACGACCAGACGCCGAACGGCCTCTACCGCGACACCAAGCCCGGCCCCGGCGACGGCCACACAACCGGCGGCGCCCCACCAGCCCAGCCCGGTCGCCGCGGCGAGCGGGCTGACCAGCCCGGCCCCGGCACCTACAAAGAGCAGCAGGTGGAGGAAGGGCCCGAGCAACGGGAACGCCAGGACGGCAGCGAGCATCAGCGGGGCGACCAGGCCTGGTGTCCACACCAACTCTTCGCCCGGGGGCGGAGAGGACAACACCAGCTCGGCCAGGGTCCATGCGGTCAGCGGCCACAGCGCGAACACCGCACCCTCGACGAGGCCGCCGGCCAACATAAAGCTGGCCACGAGAGTCCGCGACATGCCAGGCCGGCGCACCGCCAGAGGCAGGATGCGCCCGACGGCCTCCGACACCCCGGCGAGCAGCAGCAGGGCGACGACGATGAGTGGCATGACTCAGCCTCGCTGTGACGGATCGACGTGAGCCGACTGACCGACCGAGCCGTTCGCCTGCAGATACCGCTCGAGTTCGTCGGCGGCGCGCCGGTATCCACCCGCCTCGTGCTGGGCAACCTGCAGGGTTGCCGCGGCTGCCCGGAACCGGGCGTCGTCGAGCAGGCGCCCGGCGAGGGCCCGCACGGAGCCCTCGGTGACGTCCTGGGTACGGATCGACAGGCCGGCGCCGAGCTCGACGACGCGGCGGGCCACCAACGGCTGGTCAGCGCCCTGCGGGACCACCAGCATCGGAACCCCGGCATACATGGCCTCGTTGACGCTGTTCATCCCGCCATGGGTGACGAACAGCGCCGCCCGCTCCAGCACCTCCGGTTGCGGCACGAAGCGGCGGGCGAGCACATTGGCCGGCAACGGACCCAGCGCGGCGGGATCGGTCTGCCCGGTGGAGACGATCACGGTGCCGCCCAGCGGGGCGAGCGCGGTGGCGAAGCTGCGCAGCAGCTGCGGGTCGGCGGTGAACACCGTGCCCAGGGAGGCGTACAGCACCGGGTCCTGCAGTCGGTCGGCCGGGAACGACGGGTCGACCGGGCGGGCGCCGATGCTTGGGCCGACGAACCGGTAGGACTGGTCGAAGTCCTCGGCGTCAGGCTGGAACACCCGGGAGGTGTAGACCACATTGAGCGGCTGGCGGATGTTTTCCAGGTCGAGCGGTGGCAACCCACGCGTGTCGAAGCGGCGGCGCAGCCACCAGCGCGACCGCAGGTAGTCCAGGACGCTGCGGGGCTGAGTCGTCGCCGTGGCCAGCAGGCCCCACGAACCGCTGGTGGGGCTGGGCATATGCCGGTTGAACGCGAACGTGGTGAACGACGACGCCGCCGGCACCTTGAGTTCGCGGGCAGCGACTGCGCCCCACAAACAGGCGTTGTCGTGGACGACCAGGTCGGGCTGGATGCGGCGCAGGTCGGTGAGCACAGGGGGCACCAAGTGGACGGCGGTGCGCGCAAGCCCCTCCATGAACGTGACCGCCGTCGGCCGATCGGGGAACGGCTGGTCGCCCCCGGGGTAGAGGCACACGGTCGCGCCAGTGGCCGCTATCTGCTCACTGAACGCGGGCGAGGTGTGGTACGTAACGGAGTGACCGCGCCGGACAAGCTCGGCCACGACCGGCAGCGTCGGGTTGACGCGCCCGTGCATGGCGATGTTGAGGAACGCGATGGTACTCACAGGGCGACCCCCGCTACGGAAGAAGTCGATGCCTCGCCCGGGTCGGCAGACGCCGCCGGAGGATCGTCGACCCGATACAGGCCCGGCCCACTGATGCGCAGCCCGTCGAGAAAACGTCCCGCCGTGCGGGACGCGGTGCTGATCAGCCGCTGGGAATGGCCGAAGTCCCACGGAGATGGCCAGGCGTCGATGCCGGTCGGCAGCACGACGGTCGGGATGTGTCGGGACACCTCGTGCAGATCACGCTCGATCTGATGGTGCATCAGCAGCAGTCCGGCCCTGGCGGCGACCGCGCCGGCCCGTCGGGGCGGGACGACCGGGCTCAACGGCGAGCTCTCCGGCCCGCTCGACACCACCACCACGCTGGCCGCCCCGGACTGCAGGGCCGCCAGTACCGGGACGTAAGCGATCACCCCGCCGTCGACGAGCGTCCTGCCCTCACGGTCCACCGGGGGCAGCATCCCGGGAATGGCCGCGCTGGCCAGCAGCGCGGACTCGAGGTCCCCGTGGTCGAGCAACGCCGGAGCCCCGGTGCCCAGGTCCATGGCCACCGCGGTGAACGGTACCGCCAACTGCTCGATCCGCGACGGCAGCCCAGCCCGGGCAATCAGCCGACGCAGGCCGCGATCGGTGAAGATGCTGGCCCGTGAGGACAGGTAGCCGAGCGGATACACCTCACGGCGGCGCAACCGGGTCCACACGTGGTCCAGCCACGGCGCGGCCCTGTCGGGGTGGGCGGCCGCGATGGCCCCGTTGAGGGCGCCCACCGAGGTTCCGATGATCATGTCCGGGACGAATCCGCGCTCCTCCAGCGCGTACCCGACACCAACATGCGCCGCTCCGAGCACGCCACCGGCGCCCACCACCACGGCCACGGGACGGGGAAGGGCGCGCAAGCCCGCCGACGTCGAGCCCTCGGGCGGCCGGCTCGATGACAGGGAACGCGTCCCCTTGTCGCCCGTCATGGTTCGACGCCTCTTGTGGCCACGACCACTCGTCGAGTCGCCCCCGCTGAAGCCCAAGCGAGCCCATGAGACCGGTATCCGGCCACAAGCAATCATCGTGATCCACCTTTTTCACCACGGCACCGAATCGAATGGGTCTCTCAACCACCTCAGGGCGGCAACCCGATCCGTGACGCCAACCGCCCGACGTGTCGGGTGAAGCCGTCACTGAGACGTGCGACGACGCGCCGCGTCCATCGGCCGCGAGGTGCATGGCGCCTCGCGAGATCCGTGGTTCTGGTACCCGGATCGAGAAGCATTGAGGTAGAGCAGGTCGCTGCCGTCTCCTCCGGGGAGCGAGGTCGGCGTGCGGTGTCAACCGTGTCGACAATCGTGACCGTCTCGTCGAGCGGCGCCCGGCCCGTACGGGCGAAACCCACCGTGACATCCTCGAACCCGATCGACATGCCGCAGAAGAGCATCAGCTCGTCCGGGGGTGACAGGACCTCCGCGACGGTCGCGTGGTACTTCGCCCATGCCATCTGCGGGCAGCTGTGCAGCCCTTCAGCGCGGAGCAGCAGCATGACGGTCTGCAGATAGATGCCGGCGTCGGACCATTGGGCCGGGCCCATGTCGCGGTCGACGTAGCAGAACAGGGCGGCGGGTGCGCCGAAACAGTCCCAGTTCGCGGCAGCGGCCCTCTGGCGTGCCTCCAGGTCCTCGCGCGGAATACCGAGTGCGCCGTAGCGCTGCTCGCCGAAGGCGGACCGGCGTTCGCGGTACGGGGACTTCAGTACGGGCGGGTACTGCTGGTACTCCGGCGCGTCCCAGGGGTCGCATACGGCCAGGCGCTCGCCGGTGCGCTTCTTGAGCTCGGCCAGCGCCCCGCCGGTCAGCACATAGATGTGCCACGGCTGGAGGTTCGATGCGGACGGCGCCCAGGCCGCGGCGGACAGCACGCGCTCCAGCACCTCCCTCGGGACATGCCGGTCGGTGAATCCCCGCACTGCCCGTCGGCTCGTGACCGCCTCATAGACGTCCAACATCGCCCACCTCCCATCTGCTCAACGTTTACCTTCGTTATACTAGCGACAGTATCATTCAATACCATCTCAAGTGTAACAATCCTCGGGTGCACATCCCCAGCCCTTGGTTTCCCGCCTCGGGCATCACTTTTTGGAGGAAGTCCATGGCCACGCTGCTGCACATCGACTCGTCCGTGTTCCCCGGCGAGGCGTCCTCGTCCCGTTCGGTCGCGGACGCCTTCCGCAAGGCCTGGGAGGAGCAGCACCCCGAGGGGACGGTGATCTACCGCGACATCGCCGCCAGCCCTGTCCCGCACATCACGGCCGACGCCCACACCGCCTGGTTCGCCTCCCCGTCCGAGCGCACCCCGGAGCAGTCCGCCGCGTTCGCCGCGCGCGTGAAGCTCATCGAGGAGCTGGAGAAGGCGGACGCCGTCCTGATCGGCGCCCCCATGTACAACTACTCGATCCCGTCGACCCTCAAGGCATGGCTGGACAACGTGATCTTGCCCGGCCGCACCGCCGGCGAGACTCCCTCCGCCCAGGGCACCCCGGTCACCGTCGTCGCCAGCCGCGGCGGCTCCTACGCGCCGGGCACCCCCCGCGAGGGCTACGAGTTCGTACAGAACTACCTGGAGGCCGTCCTCAAGGGCTCCCTCGGCCTGGACCTCGACTTCATCGTCCCGGAACTCACCATGGCCCCCCGTAACCCGGCCATGTCCGAACTGGTCCCCCTCTACGAGGCCTCCCGCAGGCGCGCCTTCGAGGACGCGGCCAGGAAGGCCAAGGAACTCGCGGAACGCCTCGCCGTGTAACCCCCGGCCATAGACGCCGTGTGACGCCTCGCCCCAGGACGTCACACGGCGTCCTCGTCGCCTGCGCCCTCTCCGACGGCAACGGTGACGCTCAGTCCCTGGGGGCCGGTAGCCCGGAGCTGGGGGCGGCCGGGGCGTTCGGCCCGCAAGCAGGCCGCGCATCGAGACGACGGCGATGCGTGTGAGGGTGAAGAGCATTCCGCCGGCCAGGTATGCCGCGCGGTAGCCGAGCGGCCGGCTCGGTCCCCGTCGGCGATGGAGGCCTGACCTGCGCCCGGAGCCAGGGCCGGCGCGTAGCGACGACGGCCGCAGCTCTCAAGGCCGGGTTCGCCGCGAAAGCCGCATGGGACGACGCACGCCCGCGCGGCAGGCAACCGGTGCGCGGGCGCGCTTACGCCTCTCCGCCTGCGGGATAGGCGAACCGGGTCAGCAGATCCGTCAGCTGCTCGGGCTCGCCGGGCCCCAGTTCGGCAACCAGACGCTCAGCCAGCGGCACCGCCGCCGCATGAGCTGCATCGAAAAGCTCGATGCCCTGAGGCGTGATCTCCACTGCCCGCACCCGCCGGTCCCCCGGAACAGCCTTGCGTACGGCCAGCCCCTTACGCTCCAGGTCGTCCACGACCCGCATGACTCCCGCCTTGTCCGACCCCGTCGCCGCCGCCAGGTCCCGCTGCACCACGGACCCGCCGTCGACCAGCACGATCAACACGGCAAAATGCCGCAACTCGATGTCGAGAGGCCGAAGCGCCTCCGCCATCACCGCGGCCGCGCGCCAGTGCGCCCGGCGCAGCAGCAAGCCGAGAGCGAAAGGCGAGGTATCCCCGGGACGGTCGGTCGCACGCGAGGCGGTGGTTTGAGGAACGTCGGCACTCATGTGAGCACGTTACCAAGCTACAAATTCATTCGATACGGTATCGTTTGAAATTAAACGGCTACGTCAGCTACGGCCCGTTGCCTCACGCCTGAAAGACCTGGTCAAGACCGCGACTAGGTGGAGTCCCGCGGCGGAACTCGGTCGAAGACGGATTCCAGGTGGGCGAGGTTTCCGTGGGCGTCCCGCTGCAGAGCACGCGGACTTGGCACCCGCTGAAGTACCGCCAGCCAGGCGGCTACGTCGGAGGCGTCCCGGCGTGTTCCTGCCCCGTCCCGCCCTGAGAATGTTCTTACCGGTCTCCGCACCACACCAACTGGCGCTTCTCGATCTCGTCGGTGAGCGCGGCTGGCAGTGCCAGTACTCTGAGGGCGAGACGGTGCTGCGGGTGCCCAGGGCGGATGCGGTGCTCTCCCGCCCGGACGACGCCAAGTGCCCTTGGCTGCGAGTCTGGCCGTCCCACCCGTCATGTGACCGCTGTTGCGTTCCCTGGCCGATCTTCCTGCCGCAGTAGGGCCGGCAGGCTGCAGCCACACACGCAACGCTCTGCTCACATGGCGACGTGGTCTTTGCTCGACCCGATGTGGCCAGCGAGAGCCACGTCGGCACAAGGGCTTATTTCGCCGAGGGCCTGAGGCTGTTCGTGTGTGACGAATCGGCTGCTCACACGCACCCTTGAGCCAGCTGTCAGTGCGGGCGCCCGGGCATGATCCAGACGCTTCCGCTGGCCCTGCCGGGCACGCCGGTGGACCTCCACCACATCGAACTGACCGCGCTCTACTCCACGGGCTGAGGCGTTGGGATCGACGATGTCGCAGCCGCACACAACGGTGAGCTCTGGGTCCCTGGTTTCGAGGCGTGACCGATGAGCATCAGAGTGGGTCGAGGCGGGTCTTGAGCAGGCAGAACTCATTGCCTTCGGGGTCGGCCAGGACATGCCACTGCTCCTCCCCTGTCTGGCCGATGTCGGCCGGGCGAGCACCGAGCTTGAGAAGGCGTTCGAGCTCGGAGTCCTGATCGCGGTCGGTGGCGTTGACGTCGATGTGCAGCCGGGATTTCCCCTTCTCCGGCTCATCCCTGCGACTGAGGAAGATCGTCGGCTGCGGACCGCCGAACCCTTCGCGCGGCCCGATCTCCACCGAGCCGTCGTCCTCGCGATCGAGCACGACGAAGTCCAGGACCTCGCACCAGAACCGCGCCAGCACCTCAGGGTCGCGGCAACCGAGCACGAGCTCACCGATACGACATGCCATTAACGAAACCTACTCTCAGCCTGGGAACTGCAGGGGAGGCCACACGCGAACCTCATGGCTCCCAGCAGCGAAAACGATCCCGCGATCGTACCGGGCGAGGCAGCACGGGCGAAGTGATTTCAGGGCTGCCCCTGTCCGGGCAGCCGGGCAAGGACGTTGGCCCTGCAGTCGGGAAGCTGACTTTGAGACACGACCTAGTTCTAGGCGCTATACCGCTTGCACCGACACACCTACGGCGGAACAGGACCCGGCAACAGCCTACTTGGGTATCGGATCAGCATCCGGTACTCCGCGGGCAGCGAGGTCATGGCCAGTGCCCTGTGCTGCTCCGCCCGCAGCGACGAGACCGCTTCGCCGGTGGCCATTCGAAGCGACTTGGGGAGGGCAGGCAGGATCAATGTCAATGGCTGGCTTTTGATGTCACCTCAGGTTGGACGAGAACCGAGGGATTGCTGGAGCGCCGCTCGGGAATGAGGGAGAGTCAACGCGCCCCAGGACGGAGTCCTGGGTGCCGCGAGGCAAGTCCAGCTCGTCCGGCACCAGCCGCTCGACTACCCCCATGCCCGAGACAACGAGCTACCGCCGATCAAGCCACCGTCTTGTCGTGCTGTCGGCGCACGATCTCGGAGATCCAGATGGGCGCGAACGGAGATGTGCACCCCGGGGAAGTCGGGTAGTCCTTGAGCACCTCCAGGCGCTCACCGATGTCGATTGCGCGGGTGCGGTGCTCGGCGTGCTCGATCCCGATCTGAGCCAGGCAGTGGTTCATCGCCCACTGCAGGCGACCCGGGGCGTCTTTCATCTCCGCCTCGATGACGTCGAGCAGTCCTGCGAGGTCGACGCCGGCGGGCTTCTTCGCCACGCGTTCGGTGGTCAGTGCCCAGCCGGCACTCGCGACCACTGGATCCGGATCGGCGGACCAGGCCAGGCGCAGCTCTTCGGAGTGCGGGTTCTTCTTCACCACGTAGTTCACGAGCCAGTCGTGCACCTTGGGCTTGCGCGCCTCGCGCAACATGACGTCCAACTCGTCACGCTCGAACGCCTTCGGGCGGCAGATCAGGATCGCCAGCAGTCTCGCCGCGGTGTCATCCGTCTCCCAGAGCTGGCACGCGAGTTCCTGCTGCGTCTTCAGCCGCTTCGCGAGCGCGCGCAGCTTGCCGAGATTCACACCGTGATCGTCACCGTGTTTCTCGTTCACCTCGCGTGTCTTCGGGTCCTCGAGCTCGGCCAGTTCGGCCATCACCTCGGCCACCATCGTCTCGGCCACCTCAGCCTCCTGTCCGTCACGTGCGAGATTCAGCCTACGAGGGAAGTCGGCCTGCTGTCGTACACGCCGGTTCGGCGGCAGCCACCGACACGAACGACACAGTCCAGGACCTGTTGCCGTCGAGGCTCGCCGGCCCCGTGGTCGAACTGATCAAGATCCGGACCCTCGCCGAGGCCGGGGTCCCGCCGGCGCGGGAGCTGCTACAGGCCGACTTGCCAAATGAGACGACTTCCTAGGAGCGCAGAGCGTCGACGGGCTCCATGCGGGAGGCCCGCAGTGACGGGTAGAGACCGGCCAGGAGTCCGACGAGGGCTCCGGCGACCGGGGCTCCGAAAGCGAGACGGACGTCCAGAACCGGAGTCCAGTCCCTGATGGCGGAGACGGCCACCACGACGACCATGCCCAGGACGGCGCCGATGACGCCGCCGATGAGTCCGATGGTCGTCGACTCGACCAGGAACTGGCCGGCGACCTGTCGTCGCGAGGCGCCGAGGGCGCGGCGCAGTCCGATCTCCCCGATCCGCTCCATGACCGTCACCAGCGTCACGTTGGCGATGCCGATGGCCCCGACCACCAGCGAGACCAGTCCGAGTACCAGGAACAGGCCGTTGACGTCGCCCTGTACTCCCTTGCGTGCCTTGGTCAGGTCGGGCGGTGCCGTGACGGTGAGGGCGTCCTCGGCTCCGGGAGCCAGCGCGATCGGTGCCTGCTGGGCAACCTGCTTCGCCGCGCCGAGCGCGGTGTTGATCAGTACCCGGGTCACGACTCCGAGGCCCAGCTGGTCCGTGGCTGTCGTGGGCGGCAGGATCACCGCGGTGGAGACCTGCTGTTCCCGTTCGGCTCCGCCGAGAATCCCGATCACGGTATAGGCCTGGCCCTTCAGGAAGACCGCGGGAGAGTCCTGAATCGAACTGATGCCAAGGAGCCGTGCGGCCTGGTCGCCGAGCACCGCCACCCGGTCGTGCCTGGCGATGTCCCCGTCGTCGAAGAAGCGCCCGGCGGTCATCCTGCCGCGCACCGCTGCGGGCAGCGTGGGGGACGCGGCGAGGACCGCCATGGCCTGGCCGGTGACGTCCCCGGGAGCGACCACGTCATTCGCACGGACCTGGACGCTCGCGGTTGCCTGGGAGTCGGCGATCGCGGCCACCGAATCGACCCCGGCCAGCCGCCGGACCGCGTCGACGCCCGACCAGTCCACGAGCGGGACCGGGTCGGCCGACGGGG
This genomic interval from Streptomyces dengpaensis contains the following:
- a CDS encoding DNA alkylation repair protein — encoded protein: MVAEVMAELAELEDPKTREVNEKHGDDHGVNLGKLRALAKRLKTQQELACQLWETDDTAARLLAILICRPKAFERDELDVMLREARKPKVHDWLVNYVVKKNPHSEELRLAWSADPDPVVASAGWALTTERVAKKPAGVDLAGLLDVIEAEMKDAPGRLQWAMNHCLAQIGIEHAEHRTRAIDIGERLEVLKDYPTSPGCTSPFAPIWISEIVRRQHDKTVA
- a CDS encoding ABC transporter permease; its protein translation is MDFRDLWTEALAGVLARPVRSALTTLGTVLGIATLVITIGVSATAGNQIVGRFDALTATSVTVVVPPPPPSADPVPLVDWSGVDAVRRLAGVDSVAAIADSQATASVQVRANDVVAPGDVTGQAMAVLAASPTLPAAVRGRMTAGRFFDDGDIARHDRVAVLGDQAARLLGISSIQDSPAVFLKGQAYTVIGILGGAEREQQVSTAVILPPTTATDQLGLGVVTRVLINTALGAAKQVAQQAPIALAPGAEDALTVTAPPDLTKARKGVQGDVNGLFLVLGLVSLVVGAIGIANVTLVTVMERIGEIGLRRALGASRRQVAGQFLVESTTIGLIGGVIGAVLGMVVVVAVSAIRDWTPVLDVRLAFGAPVAGALVGLLAGLYPSLRASRMEPVDALRS
- a CDS encoding MarR family winged helix-turn-helix transcriptional regulator; translated protein: MSADVPQTTASRATDRPGDTSPFALGLLLRRAHWRAAAVMAEALRPLDIELRHFAVLIVLVDGGSVVQRDLAAATGSDKAGVMRVVDDLERKGLAVRKAVPGDRRVRAVEITPQGIELFDAAHAAAVPLAERLVAELGPGEPEQLTDLLTRFAYPAGGEA
- a CDS encoding VOC family protein — encoded protein: MACRIGELVLGCRDPEVLARFWCEVLDFVVLDREDDGSVEIGPREGFGGPQPTIFLSRRDEPEKGKSRLHIDVNATDRDQDSELERLLKLGARPADIGQTGEEQWHVLADPEGNEFCLLKTRLDPL
- a CDS encoding patatin-like phospholipase family protein produces the protein MTGDKGTRSLSSSRPPEGSTSAGLRALPRPVAVVVGAGGVLGAAHVGVGYALEERGFVPDMIIGTSVGALNGAIAAAHPDRAAPWLDHVWTRLRRREVYPLGYLSSRASIFTDRGLRRLIARAGLPSRIEQLAVPFTAVAMDLGTGAPALLDHGDLESALLASAAIPGMLPPVDREGRTLVDGGVIAYVPVLAALQSGAASVVVVSSGPESSPLSPVVPPRRAGAVAARAGLLLMHHQIERDLHEVSRHIPTVVLPTGIDAWPSPWDFGHSQRLISTASRTAGRFLDGLRISGPGLYRVDDPPAASADPGEASTSSVAGVAL
- a CDS encoding macrolide family glycosyltransferase — translated: MSTIAFLNIAMHGRVNPTLPVVAELVRRGHSVTYHTSPAFSEQIAATGATVCLYPGGDQPFPDRPTAVTFMEGLARTAVHLVPPVLTDLRRIQPDLVVHDNACLWGAVAARELKVPAASSFTTFAFNRHMPSPTSGSWGLLATATTQPRSVLDYLRSRWWLRRRFDTRGLPPLDLENIRQPLNVVYTSRVFQPDAEDFDQSYRFVGPSIGARPVDPSFPADRLQDPVLYASLGTVFTADPQLLRSFATALAPLGGTVIVSTGQTDPAALGPLPANVLARRFVPQPEVLERAALFVTHGGMNSVNEAMYAGVPMLVVPQGADQPLVARRVVELGAGLSIRTQDVTEGSVRALAGRLLDDARFRAAAATLQVAQHEAGGYRRAADELERYLQANGSVGQSAHVDPSQRG
- a CDS encoding winged helix-turn-helix transcriptional regulator translates to MKRRELGHSTCPIDRSLSEVGDTWTLQILRDAMHGVTRFTDFNKQIGVASNILSARLQKLVAVGIFEIHESTLGNSHEYVLTEKGRDFHTVLSALRQWGQKHLFEDDEPMNRVIDARTGQPPRPLSLTAEDGRELSPDDLLLVQSRAADPIEKATPIDTPRRRQA
- a CDS encoding FMN-dependent NADH-azoreductase, whose translation is MATLLHIDSSVFPGEASSSRSVADAFRKAWEEQHPEGTVIYRDIAASPVPHITADAHTAWFASPSERTPEQSAAFAARVKLIEELEKADAVLIGAPMYNYSIPSTLKAWLDNVILPGRTAGETPSAQGTPVTVVASRGGSYAPGTPREGYEFVQNYLEAVLKGSLGLDLDFIVPELTMAPRNPAMSELVPLYEASRRRAFEDAARKAKELAERLAV